CACGACCCGCTTTGAGGCCGTCGATGTCTGGGGCAACCGATCCGAACGCACCATCAAGATCACCCGTGCCGTGGTCAAGGTCACTGACAGCATCACCTTTGAAAGCTTGAACCCCACTACTATCTCCGGCAGGTCGAACAGTCATGCCCTAGCGCTAGTGATCGGGGTCGGTGACTACGAGGACGCCCCTGCCGCCAAGTACGCTGACGCCGATGCCCAGGTGTTCTCTGACTACGCTCGGCGGGCTCTAGGGGTGTCCCAGAGCAACCTCAAGATATTGGTCAACGAGGAGGCATCGCGCACCAAGGTGAAGTTGGCCTTGAAGCTGTGGCTCCGTGGTCGGATCGAGGCTGATACCGACGTGTATGTCTTCTTCGCTGGGCATGGTCTCGCCACGCTTGACGGAGAAACCCTCTACCTCCTGCCCTATGACGGCGCTCCAAGCCTTCTCGATGAAACCGCCATTCTTCGCAATGAACTGTTCGAGGTGATCAGCAAGGCCAAGCCCCGCTCGGCGACCTTCTTCATGGATACCTGCTACAGCGGCCTGAGTAGGGGCGAGGAGATGCTCCTGGCCAGCGCCCGGCCCATCCAGATCGTCCCCAAGAGCCAGCAGGTCCCAACCGGCTTCACGGTGTTCTCGGCGGCCAGCGGTCAGCAGATATCCAGCGGCCTGGACGAGACCGAGCATGGCCTGTTCTCGTACTACCTGATGAAGGGGATGGAGGGTCCGGCAGACGCCAATGGAGACCGTCGGATCACCGCTGGTGAGCTTCATGGGTATGTCCGGCAGAACGTCCAGCAGCAGGCCATTAGGCTGGGCAGGGAGCAGACTCCGGAGATGGTGGGGGATGCGGAGAGGGTGTTGGTGGCGTGGTAGGCAGGCGAACCATGACATATCAAAGACATGTCCGGCTTGCGTGGGGGATGGTGGCTGCCTTGCTTGTAATGCTCCTTGCTGTACCAGCTTGGGCAGGGTTCGAAGAGGGCGTGGCGGCCTATGAACGGGGCGACTACGCAACGGCGTTTCGTGAGCGGAGGCTGCTATCGGCTAATATCCCTACTCTCCGAATGGTGATTTGAGATGAAACGTCTACTGTCCGTTCTAGGTGCCTTTGCCGTTGCCATACTTGTTTCAACAGGAGGGTGGAGTGGCAATTTACAAACCTGTTTATCAGGGAATTACCCTTCTCTCTGCAAGCACAACCTTCTGACGCCGGGACAAAAGGTTCAGGTTCAGAATGCAGAACTTGCTGCGAATTTACAAACCTGTTTATCAGGGAATTACCCTTCTCTTTGCAAGCACAACCTTCTGACGCCGGGACAAAAGGTTCAGGTTCAGAATGCAGAACTTGCTTCGAATTTACAAACCTGTTTATCAGGGAATTACCCTTCTCTCTGCAAGCACAATCTTCTGACGCCGGGACAAAAGGTTCAGGTTCAGAATGCAGAACTTAGCATTCAACCACAACAGTCACTTCCAACTACAAGAGCAAAAGATACAACCCCACCAACAATCGATATCGCTTCTTCAATCAACGTTCAATCCGACAGGCCAACAATTCAGGGTCGTGTTACGGATAACAGTCGAGTGGCGCAGGTCACGGTTGAAGGGACGGCTATCGATTTACAGCGCGATGGCACATTTACCTTTTCACGTTATGTCCCTATTGGAATGACATCGGCTCGTATTGAGGCTTTTGATGAGTGGGGAAACCGTTCAGAACGCACCATCATGATCACCCGGATCGTGACCGCCCTCATCAAGAAAATACAGAGATCACTTACCCAACTCGGCTACGGCCCTGGGCCAGTGGACGGCACTCTGGGAGATCGCACCCGGTCAGCCATACGGTCCTTCCAGAGGGACAGCGGGCTACCTGTTGATGGTGATGGGACAGAATCTCTCCTGGCCCGTCTGGAAGACGCCGTATCCCGGAAGGCCGAGACACTGCCCCCATCCATTGCCAAGGCCCAACCCCGGGAAGACACAGTTCCACCCAGGATCGACCTGCCGGGCCACCTTACGGCCTCTGGTGACAGTATCCGTATTCGAGGACGGGTCACTGACGATAGCCGGATCGTGGCTGTGGTGGTTTCTGGAAAGTCGGTGGCTTTCGGATCTGACGGATCGTTCTCGGTAGATCGCTATGTCCCAAGCAGCGGTGATATGGTGGATGTTGAAGCCGTCGATGAATGGAACAACCGCTCCAAGCACTCCATCAAGATCACTCGAGCAATAACTCAGGTCACCGACACCATCTCCTTCGCCCGCCTCGATCCCACCACGATCAATGTCCACCCCAACCAGTACGCTCTGGCCCTGATCATCGGGGTCGAGGACTACGAACGTGCCCCGAAGGCCGTGTTTGCCAACCGGGATGCACAGGTGTTCAGCGACTACGCCCGTAGGGCCTTGGGGGTGCCCCAGAGCAACATCAAGGCTCTGATCAATGATCAGGCGGACCTCAGCGATCTGAGGGTGGCCACGAAGCAATGGCTCCGGGGGCGCATCCAAGCCGGGTTGTCGGATGTGTATGTGTTCTTCGCCGGTCATGGGCTAGCTTCTCCCGATGGGGAGGACCTGTATCTCCTGCCCCGCGATGGGGTCCCCAGCTTGTTGGAGGACACTGCCCTGTTGCGTTCCGAGTTGTTCGAGGTGATAAGCGCCGCCAAGCCCCGTTCTGTAACCCTGTTCCTCGACACCTGTTACAGCGGCCTGAGCAGGGGTGAAGAGATGCTCATGGCCAGCGCCAGACCTATCGTGATCTCGCCCAAGAACCAGAGCATCCCGATAGGCTTCACCGTGTTCTCCGCCGCCAGCGGCCAGCAGATATCGAGCGGTCTGGACGAGGCCGAGCATGGGCTGTTCAGCTATTTCTTGATGAAGGGGATGGAGGGTCCGGCAGACGCCAATGGGGATCGCCGGATTACCGCTGGTGAGCTTCATACCTACGTCCTGGGCCACGTCCAGCAGCAGGCAATCCGACTGGGTCGGGAGCAGACGCCGGGGATGGTCGGGGACGCGGAGAGGGTGTTGGTGAGGTGGTGATGAAGCGCCCGCTCCTTTCATGCATCTTGTTGCTGACAGTTATGGTCAGTGCTTCTGGTTCGTTTGGCGCAGATTGGCAGAAGGGATTGGATGCTGCACAAAGAGGGGATTATGCAACAGCTTTGAGGGAGTGGAAGCCTCTTGCCGAAATGGGACATGCTAGAGCCCAATTTAAATTGGGGATGATGTACGGTCTCGGAGCAGGTGTTCCCCAAGATTATGCCAAAGCCAACAGGTGGTATCACCTTGCCGCCCAACAAGGACTTAAAGAAGCCCAGTACAATCTGGGTGAGATGTACTACCACGGAAAAGGCGTCTCGCAAAATTACAAGACCGCAGTCAAGTGGTTCCGTCTTTCTGCCAATCAGGGATATGCCGAAGCTCAGAATTATCTGGGTACGATGTACTACAACGGAGAAGGTGTATCTCAGGACTATACCGAGGCAGTGAAGTGGTACCGTCTTGCTGGCGAACAGGGGTATGCTGTAGCCCAGAATAATCTGGGTGAGATGTACTACCACGGAAAAGGTGTATCTCAGGACTTTACGAAAGCAGTGAAGTGGTACCGTCTTGCTGCAAATCGGGGGAATGCCTTTGCCCAGTTTAGTCTGGGTGTGATTTACGACAAGGGAGAAGGTACCCCGCAAAATCGCAAGACTGCCGTCAAGTGGTTCAGTCTTTCTGCTAATCAGGGATATGCCAAAGCTCAGAACTATCTGGGGACGATGTACTACAACGGAGTAGGTGTATCTCAGGACTTTACGAAAGCAGTGAAGTGGTACCGTCTTGCTGGCGAACAGGGGTATGCTGAAGCCCAGTACAATCTGGGTGAGATGTACTACCATGGAGTAGGTGTATCTCAGGACTTTACGAAAGCACTGAAGTGGTGGCGTCTTGCTGGCGAACAGGGGTATGCTGAAGCCCAGTTTACTCTGGGCACGATGTACGCCGAAGGAAAAGGAGTCCCACAAAATCACAAGACCGCCGTCAAGTGGTATCGTCGCGCCGCCAATCAAGAATATGCCAAAGCTCAACAAAATTTGGGGGCGATGTATACGAATGGGTTGGGTGTTTCTCGGGACCTTGCCGAAGCAGCTAGGTGGATCCGTCTCGCTGCCGAGCAGGGACTTGATTATGGTCAGTACGGCTTAGGTTTCATTTATGAATTTGGAAGAGGTGTTCCTCAAGATGACACTGAGGCAGCGAAGTGGTATGGTCGCGCTGCCAAACAGGGATTGGACCATATTAAGGCAATAAAATGGTATCGTGAAGTTGCCGACGATGGAGATGCTGAGGCACAGTACGGCCTAGGAAAATGGTATGAAATTGGACGAGGTGTCCCGCAGGACATCGCCGAAGCGGTCAGGCGGTATCGCCTTGCCGCCGATCAGGGAGATCCAGATGCGAAGAAAGCATTGGAAATACTGGAGCCCAAAACAGCGATCAACACCTTCCCCACCAAACCCATAGATGTCCATTTCCGTTCGTCGCTAACCCGTCCCAACGACATAGCAGTCATCATCGGCAACGCCGACTACGGCAAGCAGGGCAAAGATATACCAAACGTGATCCCGGCCTACGCCGACGCCGAGGGGATCAAGCTGTACGTCAAGCAGGCCCTAGGCATCCGCGATGAAAACATTATCTTCCTTAAGGACGCCAGCCAGGCCGTAATGATCTCCACCTTCGGCAGCGCAACCAATCCCAAGGGCCAGTTGTTCAACTACGTCAAGGCGGGAAAGTCGCGGGTCTTTGTTTATTACTCAGGTCACGGCGCTCCTGGCAGCGAAGAAGGCGGCAGTTATATCGTTCCGGCGGACGCGCAGGCGTCGCTCATCGAGCTCAATGGCTATCCCCTGAAGACGCTTTACAAGAACCTGAGCAAGATACCGGCGAAGTCAGTGATGCTGGTCCTTGAGGCGTGTTTCTCGGGATCAAGCCAAAGTGGAACCTTGATCAGCAAAGCCTCGCCTATTCAGATTCAGCCCAAAGAGACAAATATCCCGCCCAACATCACCGTCATCTCAGCCGGCGCCGCCAACCAGATTGCGTCTTGGGAGCAGGACTCATCAAGCGGCCTGTTTACCAAGTACTTTCTCAAAGGCATGTCCGGAGAGGCCGACGCCAAACCCTATGGCAATGGGGACGGCAAGGTCGGCTATGACGAGCTAGACCGCTACTTCAAGGAAACTCTCACCTACTACGCCCGCCGCTACTACGGACGCGATCAGACGGCGCAAATAGTGGTTGGCAGTGGTGGCTAGGAACAACCCCCGATGAGATGGCTCGCTCTCGCTGTCGTTCTTGTGCTCGTCGCGCCCACCTGGGCCGCCGAGAACAAGAACGGCGTCGCGGTCATCATTGGCAACAAGACCTACCAGGGTCACATCCCAGCCGTTGACTACGCCCACAACGACGCCGAGGCCATCAAACGGTATGTGGTCGATATCTTGGGCTTCCGCGAGGGCAACATCATCGACCTCCGCGACGCGACCCAGGCCCAGTTCCTGTCGGTCTTCGGCAACGAACGCACCCATCAGGGCAAGCTGTATCAGTACGTCTGGCCCGGCAAGTCGGACGTGGTGGTGTTCTACTCCGGACATGGGGTTCCCGGGCTCAAGGACCGCCGGGGGTTCCTCCTGCCGGTGGACGCCGATCCCGATACCCCAGAGATCAACGGCTACTCCCTCGACCTGCTGTACGGGAACCTGTCTAAGGTCGAGGCCCGGACAACGACGGTGTTCCTCGACACCTGCTTCTCCGGCGATAGCGCCGGGGGCATGTTGATCGGCTCCGCGTCACCAATACGCATCGTGGCCACGATGCCGTCACTGGCCAAGGGCATGACCGTGATTACCGCCGCCCAAGGCGGCCAACTCGCCAGTTGGGACGATGACGCCAGGCACGGCTTGTTCACCGAGCATCTGCTTCAGGCTCTCTACGGGAAGGCGGACGCCAACGGAAACGGAAAAGTCACCGTCAAAGAGATCAAGGCGCACCTAGATGAGGAGATGACATACGCGGCAAGACGCCGCTTCAATCGCTTACAGCAGGCAACGGTCCTGGGCGACACGGATCGTGTGCTTGCCTCGTACCCGCCCGGCAGACCGCCAGCCCGGCCGAGTATCGAGGTCGCCGTCGGCGCCATTGTCGCCAAGGATTCCGCCAGCGATACTGCGATCGACTGGAAGCGCAAGGTCATCCACGTAAAGGGATTCGGGGCGGCAGACCGTTCATTCCCGGAAAACGTCTGGAAGCGTGCCGCCGAGGAGGCCGCCAAGGTCGATGCTCAGACTAAGCTATTGGAGGTTCTGAACGGCTCATTGATCAACTCCAAGACATTCGTCAAGAACTACCAGAGCAGCCTCGACGAGAAGGTCAAGGAAATCCGTGGCCACGTTCCCTATGCGCGACAAGTAGGGTCGACGATTTATCCGACCGAGGACACTGCGGAATTGGTTCTGGAATTGAGTATCGAATGACGTGAGGAGGGCGAGCATGTTTCGCACCGATCTAATGGCATCCGTACTGGGGGCGCTTGTAGCAGCTGCATTGCTGGTGCCGGTGATGGCTCGCGGCGCGGATGAACCGTTGCTACTGTGGGATAAGACTTACAGCGGTGGGTTTCCCTTGACCAAGCAGAGATAAGTTTTTTCATTTTAGGCAGGGTGTATTCCGGAATGAAATTTTCGACGTTTCTTAAGGTCGTGTTTTTCGGGGCACTCTTGTTGCCTCCCGGTTTGGCGTCGGCCGAGACCATCGACGTCACCATCAAGGGCGTTGATGACGGGGTCAGGACTAGCAAGCAACAGGACTACAAGGAAGCCCTACTCCACGCCAAGCTTCAGGCCATCGAGAGGGCAGGGGTCGCCATCGAATCGATCACCCGGATCGTCAACTTCCAGATGAAGCTCAAGCAGGTGGAAACCAAGGCGAAAGCCGTCTTACTGCCAGGCTTCCAGGTCATTGATATCGGCTACACCGAGGACGGTTCGTACCAAGTGGTCCTTTCCGGTAAACTTCGGGTTGGAGGAGCTACGGCATCCGAGGACGTGCCCGCCATGCAGATGGACCCGGTGGACGCGCCCTATATGATCATTCAAAAGTCCAACATCCGTAAAGTACCGCACGGAGCCGCCGAAAGGATTTACGTTCTTGCCGCTGGAACGGAGGTTTTCGTCTTGGGTATTTCCAAGGACCGTACCTGGGCCGCGATCGAATACAAAGGAAAGGGTTTGGGATACGTGCAATTTTCCGTACTGCAGGAAAAGAGAGCCTATTTGGCTGAACAGGAGAGAAAGAGAAAACAGAAGGAAAAGGCAAGACAGGAGGCCAATCGCAAAAAGGAAAGAGAGGAACGGGAACGAGCCGAAAGCAGGCGGAATCTCGCCGAACTACTGGAGGCGAAAAGACGATTGAAGGCCTGGAAGAACGTCCGGCTGACGCCGAGCGACGCGCAGGAATGCCGCTCACAATGCGAATCGCTCCGCGAGCGATCGAGACAAGTTTCCGATGAAGCCTGGAGAGCGCGTAGCCAGATCAACCGGGTCAGTCGGTACGCCCAGGAAATCGGTCGAATGGATCTCAACAATTTGGCCAGGGAACTTGCCGCGAAACATAAGGCAGGTGTGGCGCAATCGGCGAGGCTTAAGCAGGCGTATGAAAACTGCAAAGTTGGTTGCGATAGCAAAACTTACGGATCAGGAAACAAATTCAAATGCCCGAATCAGCAAGAAATGAAATTGATAATTCCAGGGCATTTTTTTGAGATTCAGCGGGACGGTCCCCAAACGATTTCCACTTGGCGGTGCCCCCTTCCGCCGAAGTGACGCTTCGAGGTGCGCAGACTTTGTTATTAGGGCGGACTGGGTAATATCGGTTCAATTGTTAGATTGGGAGGTAATCGATCATGAGGCGCATATCAACAATTCTCGGTTTGACTTTCGTAGTAGCATTTATCTTCCCTGACCCGAGTTGGGCTGCCTGCAAGTTTGATTGGTCGGCAGGGGCTTACTGTGGTCCTGGGAAGACGGCTAATCGGGTCACGGATGAATTCGTTGGACCTTTTTCGAACGCATGCCGGACCCACGACTTCTGCTATTTCGCAGCAGGAGAGCAGATTGCTAAAGAAATTGAAGAGGGCTACTTGAGAACAAAATCTGATATTGCGAAGCGGCGAGATGAGTCAAGACGGCAATGTGATTCTTATTTTTACGAGAGTCTTATGGATGCATGCTCTCAGGTTCCAGCTGTCATGAGAACCAGTTGTAAGACTAACGCGCTGCAGTACTTTGGCTGGGTTAAAGGTGTTGGCTGGTCGGCGTTCAGGCGGTCAATAACAAAGGCTCAGAACTGTCGGTAACGCCGGCACTGTCATGTACTAGGCGAGGCCTCTGAAGACCGCTTGAGGTGACAGGTGGTGGGAGATGTGTCCGTTGGTTTTGCTGATAGGGAGAGCGAAGGATCTGCTGTATGTGCCCCGATCCATGATTATTTTCGGATCGGACAGGCGTTAGGATCGACGGTCTATCCGACCACGGACACGGCGGAAGTGGTTTTGAAATTGGCCATCGAATAGGAAGGGGAGCATTGATAAATGTGGGACCAGTCCATAATGAAGAAAAAAAGGGGGAAAGGGGGTTATGGCAAAAGGGATTTCCTAACCCTTATCCCTATAATAGTAATTTTGCTGTTTTTTGTGCTTTTTTCTAATTTCGCACATGTTAAACAAGCATGGGGAAGCCCTATTGTAGCTTCATTAGTTTGCCGCGATATTTTAAAGGGTAGTAGATTTGAAATTGTCAAAAGACTTTTTTTAGGTAGATGTATATTTGCTAAAGATGGTTCTTCATCTGTCAACGCCACAAATTGGAATGCATTTTCTTTTGTTGGAATTTGGATCGACGATGCATTGTGGCATCGTATTGTGACCCTTGATGGTGATGATAAAAATATGAAACACACAGTCATGAAATATTTCTATGGTGTATTGAAGAAGGCGGCTCAATTAGCTGAGGCACCCTCAAACACCAAACTTACTTTTTACCTTGTGAATAATAATGGGAGTGTCATAGCTCGTGGTATTATTATCGGAGGCGAAATGATACCAAACTTTGTTGACCCCAAGCATTGGTAACGGATTTCGGCTGGGTTTGTATGCTGGCTGAAAATATGAAAGGGGATTTCGTTATGAAGAAAGGAATGGTGTTCGTCTGGATTATTGTGTTGATTTTTATGAATTATATAGAAGTGGCGTACTCTGGACAAAGAAATTTGGTCATTCGTAATGTAAAAGTTACGGAACACAATTTAGCGCATGGAAATCATTGGTTTGGAGTCACAACACGGGCAGGTGAATAAATTTATTTCTGGTCTAAAATGAGTCCAAATCGAAATGACCCAGATTTAATTTCTGAAGCTTTTACCATGCAGCAGACACAACACACTTTCGACATATACTATTTCAATGATTTAAACAAGTTTCAGTGGGGAAAAACGTGGATGAACGCTTATGGTATTGGCTTTCCCCGCGTCCAGGAAATGAATGAAGGCCGAGGCAGGCAATCCGTCATCACCCGTGCTTCCAACCGCCGGTGCCTGCATTAACTCGTGCGCAGACAAGGCCACCAGCAATTCTCCCTCCCTGAAACCTCGCCGGGCCATCGTGGCCCGGCAATTTTTCGGTTATCTCATGGGGGTTACGTGAAATTCCGTCAGGCACCGTTCCAGGCAGTTACCGGAACTCGTTGTGTTCCTGCACACTCGATGCCCAAAGGGCCGATAGTTCCTCCGCCTGTTCCAAGACCGTGCGAACGGCCGCTTCCTGGAGGTCGGGGGGATAGCCGTATTTGCGGAGTATCTTCTTGACCAGAACCCGGATGCGGGCGCGGGCGTTTTTGCTGTGCTTCCAATCGACGCTCACGTTCGCCTTTACGCGCTCAAGAAGATCGTGGGCGATGACGCGAAGTTGCTCGTCGCCCATGACTTCGCGGGCGCTCTTGTTTTCGGCCAGGGCGTCATAAAAGGCGATTTCCTCGTCGGTAAGCCCTTCCTCCTCGCCCCGCTTGCGGGCAACCTTGATGTCGTTGGCCAGCGCGATCAGTTCCTCGATCACCTGGGCCGTGGTGATGGCGTTGGTGTGATAGCGGTTGATCGCTTCCTGGAGCCTTTCGGTGAACGCCTTGACCTGAACGACGTTGGTCCGGACCTGGGACCTGATTTCGCCGTTGATGAGCTTCTTGAGGGCTTCCAGGGCCAGGTTCTTCTTCTCCATCCCCCTTACCTCGGCAAGGAACTCGTCCGACAGGATGGAGATATCCGGGGTTTCGATCCCCGCCGCTTCCAGGATATCGACGATCTCGGTTGAAATGACCCCCCGGCTGACGATCTGCTGCACGGCGAGATCGAGGTCGGCTTCCGTTTTCTTCCCCCCCTCGGATTGTGATTTCGCCAGCGCCGCACGGACGGTCTGGAAAAACCCGACTTCGTCGCGGATGCGTTTCGCTTCGTCACTGGCCGCCGCCAGCGCGAATGCCTTGGAAAGCTCAAGGACGGCGTCGGAATAGCGCCGCCATGCCTTTTTCTTCCCTTCGTCCGTGGTCTCCTTGTCGGCGTTCCGGCGCTGCATTTCCAGGACCCATTCCATGGCCCCGGCGATGGCGATCAACCGTTCCCTGGGCGTGCCCGAGATCGCCGCCGCGTAGTCGTAGCCATGGAACATGTCGCGGACGATTTCGTGCTTCTCCAGCATGATCGCGACGGCTTCCGATTCGTCGATGCCGGTAATCTCCCGGTCGCGGTCGGTATACCGGGCGAGGGCATTCTTGAGGTTCTGGGCAAGGCCGATGTAATCGACCACCAATCCCCCCGGCTTGTCCTGGAACACCCGGTTCACCCTGGCGATGGCCTGCATCAGCCCATGCCCGCGCATGGGCTTGTCGACGTACATCGTGTGCAGGCAGGGGGCGTCGAAACCGGTCAACCACATGTCCCGCACGAGGACGATCTTCAAGGAGTCGCCCGGGTCCTGGAGCCGTTTCCTCAGGAACTCCCGCCGCGCCTTGTTGCGAACATGGGGTTGCCACGCCAGCGTGTCGGTGGCCGAACCGGTCATGACGACCTTGATTTCGCCCTTTTCGTCCTCCTCGCCGTGCCACTCGGGCCGAAGGGCCGTGATCGCGTTGTAGAGATCGACGCAGATACGGCGACTCATGCAGACGATCAAAGCCTTGCCGTGCATGCCGGAGACCCGGTCCTCGAAGTGCTCGACCATATCCTCCGCGATCAGTCCCAAACGCTTTGCGGAGCCGACCAGGGCCTCGGTCCGCGCCCACTTGCCCTTGAGCCTCTCGGCCTCGGTGGTTTCCCGTTCCTCGGTCAGTTCCTCGATCTCGGCGTCGATCCTCGGTTTCTCGTCCTCGTCGAGCTCGATCCGGGCCAACCGGCTTTCGTAATAGATGGGCACCGTCGCCCCGTCCTCGACGCCCCTTTGAATGTCGTAGATGTCGATGTAGTCGCCGAAGACGGCGGGTGTGTTGACATCCGTCTCCTCGATGGGGGTGCCGGTGAAGCCGATGAACGAGGCGTTGGGCAGGGCGTCGCGCATGTGCTTGGCGAAGCCGTATGAGATTTCCCCTGTATCCCGCGCCACCTTGGCCTTGAAGCCGTACTGGCTGCGGTGGGCCTCGTCGGCGATGACCACGACATTCCGCCGCTCGGTGAGCGCCGGATAATCGGTTTCGCCTTTCTCCGGCATGAACTTCTGGATGGTGGAGAAGACGACCCCTCCCGAGGAAACCGAGAGCAGCTCGATCAGGTGTTCCCGACTTTCCGCCTGGACCGGCTTCTGGCGGACCAGGTCGGTGCAGCCGGAGAAGGTCCCGAACAATTGGTCGTCCAGGTCGTTGCGGTCGGTGATGACCACCAGAGTCGGGTTTTCCATCTCGGGATGGACGATAATCCGGCCGGCGTAAAACACCATCAACAGGCTCTTCCCCGACCCCTGGGTATGCCAGATGACCCCGACCCGCCGGTCCCCGTCGGGCCGGGTGGCGTTGACCGTGCAGTCCACGGCGTTGCGGACGGCGTGGAACTGGTGGTAACCGGCGATCTTCTTGTTCAGCCTGGAACCGTCGCTCTCGAAGACGACGAACCCCCGGAGGTAGTCGAGGAACCGCCGTTTCTCGAACACGCCCTCGATAAGGGTCGCCATCTCGGGCCAGCCCTTGGGCGAGATTTCGCGCCCGTCGGTCGTCCGCCACGGCATGAAGCGTTCGATGTCGGCGGTCAACGAGCCGATCCGCGCCTGTATCCCGTCCGATGTCACCAGCACGGCGTTGGGGCGGAACAGCGACGGGATATCCAGCTTGTAGGTCTGTAGCTGGTTGAACGCCCCGTCCAGGGTGGCGTCCTCGTCGCCCGGGTTCTTGAGTTCGACGACCCCCACCGGCAGGCCGTTGACCAGCACCACCACATCGGGACGGCGGTTGTTCCGGTTCTCGATCACCGTGAACTGGTTGACCGCCAGCCAGTCGTTGTTGTCCGGATTGTCGAAGTCGATCAGCCACGCCTTGTCACCGGCGATGGAACCGTCGTCGCGGGCCACCTCGACATCCACGCCGTCAACCATCATGCGGTGGATACGCCGGTTCTCTTCCACAAGCGACGGCGTTTCCGACATCTGAATCTTGCGGATGACTTCGTCGAGCACGTCGGCGGGCAAGTGGGGATTGATCCGCTTCAACGCCGACCGCAACCGCCCCGACAACAACACCTCGCCATAGCTGACACGCTCCGGCGCCGGCCCCTCGGGAGCGATCTCGGTGCCGTAGCGAATCTCGTAGCCCAGGTCCTCGAACCAGGCGAGTCCCGCTTCCTCGACGGTGGCTTCGGAAAGGCCGTGGGTCACCCGGCGGCCTCCTCATCCACCCTCTCAATGAAACATAGGTCCACGTTGAACCCATAAGCGCCGAGACGGCGCGCCGAGTGCTGGAAGGACACTTTGCTGAAAAACGGGATGTCGAACGTGCCGTCCCGTCTGCGCTTCGCGATCACCCCGAACCGTATCGTGTAGTCCCGCGCATTGGGTTGATCCACCGGGATCAATTCAACATTCTCCGCAGCAACACGCGTGAGGTAATCTCGAACCTGGTTTCGAAATTCTGGCTCCCGCGCCAGCAACTCCCCAGCCATCACCCCTTGTCTGAACAAGTGGCTGAGAGTGCTTGATCCCTTTTCTCCCGGCTTGGTGTGCAGGAGCACCCGTTCGTCCGTCAGGATGTCGCAGAGTTCGTACCCGGTCGCTTCACCGGGGACTCGGAAAGTCTGTCGGTCGAATAGGATGCGCCCGTCGCGTCCACACACTCTCGCACAGTAAGCCGGTTCACTCTCTGCTACGCCGGCATCGGGAAAGCCGGACTGCACGACCTTGGACTCGTAAAAGTCAATGACCCGATCCCTGAAATCGGTGTCTACACGGTAC
The nucleotide sequence above comes from Candidatus Glassbacteria bacterium. Encoded proteins:
- a CDS encoding caspase family protein, which gives rise to MRWLALAVVLVLVAPTWAAENKNGVAVIIGNKTYQGHIPAVDYAHNDAEAIKRYVVDILGFREGNIIDLRDATQAQFLSVFGNERTHQGKLYQYVWPGKSDVVVFYSGHGVPGLKDRRGFLLPVDADPDTPEINGYSLDLLYGNLSKVEARTTTVFLDTCFSGDSAGGMLIGSASPIRIVATMPSLAKGMTVITAAQGGQLASWDDDARHGLFTEHLLQALYGKADANGNGKVTVKEIKAHLDEEMTYAARRRFNRLQQATVLGDTDRVLASYPPGRPPARPSIEVAVGAIVAKDSASDTAIDWKRKVIHVKGFGAADRSFPENVWKRAAEEAAKVDAQTKLLEVLNGSLINSKTFVKNYQSSLDEKVKEIRGHVPYARQVGSTIYPTEDTAELVLELSIE
- a CDS encoding type I restriction endonuclease subunit R, coding for MTHGLSEATVEEAGLAWFEDLGYEIRYGTEIAPEGPAPERVSYGEVLLSGRLRSALKRINPHLPADVLDEVIRKIQMSETPSLVEENRRIHRMMVDGVDVEVARDDGSIAGDKAWLIDFDNPDNNDWLAVNQFTVIENRNNRRPDVVVLVNGLPVGVVELKNPGDEDATLDGAFNQLQTYKLDIPSLFRPNAVLVTSDGIQARIGSLTADIERFMPWRTTDGREISPKGWPEMATLIEGVFEKRRFLDYLRGFVVFESDGSRLNKKIAGYHQFHAVRNAVDCTVNATRPDGDRRVGVIWHTQGSGKSLLMVFYAGRIIVHPEMENPTLVVITDRNDLDDQLFGTFSGCTDLVRQKPVQAESREHLIELLSVSSGGVVFSTIQKFMPEKGETDYPALTERRNVVVIADEAHRSQYGFKAKVARDTGEISYGFAKHMRDALPNASFIGFTGTPIEETDVNTPAVFGDYIDIYDIQRGVEDGATVPIYYESRLARIELDEDEKPRIDAEIEELTEERETTEAERLKGKWARTEALVGSAKRLGLIAEDMVEHFEDRVSGMHGKALIVCMSRRICVDLYNAITALRPEWHGEEDEKGEIKVVMTGSATDTLAWQPHVRNKARREFLRKRLQDPGDSLKIVLVRDMWLTGFDAPCLHTMYVDKPMRGHGLMQAIARVNRVFQDKPGGLVVDYIGLAQNLKNALARYTDRDREITGIDESEAVAIMLEKHEIVRDMFHGYDYAAAISGTPRERLIAIAGAMEWVLEMQRRNADKETTDEGKKKAWRRYSDAVLELSKAFALAAASDEAKRIRDEVGFFQTVRAALAKSQSEGGKKTEADLDLAVQQIVSRGVISTEIVDILEAAGIETPDISILSDEFLAEVRGMEKKNLALEALKKLINGEIRSQVRTNVVQVKAFTERLQEAINRYHTNAITTAQVIEELIALANDIKVARKRGEEEGLTDEEIAFYDALAENKSAREVMGDEQLRVIAHDLLERVKANVSVDWKHSKNARARIRVLVKKILRKYGYPPDLQEAAVRTVLEQAEELSALWASSVQEHNEFR